The Kosmotoga arenicorallina S304 nucleotide sequence AAATTGTCGATGAGTATCCCCTGCTGGAAGCATTTATTTCAAGAATAAAGTCCAGGGAGCTTGACGGACTTATAACGCTTTCAAAGATTAATTACTCTTATCACAAATAATCTTTTCAATAGAACTTATATCAACAAATTGGATTCCTGCTTTAGCGCAAATGCCGTCAAGCACAGCATCATTACCAACCATAATACTGCGCTCAGGAGGGAATCCAATCATTTCCAATATGTACCTGTAATATTCTATTGATGGTTTAACACTGAAGCTGTTTTCCATTGAAGTAATATAATCAAAAACTTCTGGATTCAGGCCAATCCAGCGAATGCGTTTTTCAATAGCAACTGCAGGAAATATTGGATTCGTGGCAAGAACGATTTTATGCCCTTGCTTTTTTAATTTCTCAACGACTTCAATAATTCTTTTTCTTGGCTTCACAAAACTTCGGAGTTCATTGTATGTGGTGTTATAGAAATTCATAAAAAAGTTTGCCCAGTGATCCGGGTTCCGGGAGCCTATTTCTTTTGCAAAGTTGTCCATGAAAAAGTCGAAGTTGTTCCTTCTATCATCTTTTCCTACAAGAGCCTTCAAGGACGAAAATATGGCCCTTTTGATCTTTTCCGTCTGCATGGAATCTCCAACATACTTTGAAATCAATCCGAAATATGTTTGAATGAACTCTTCATCTGAATTTTCGGTCAATGTCCCGTCGAGGTCAAAGAGATAACAAAATACCATAATAAAGCCTCCAAATTTATTTTCATAAAGTAGTATACTACGAAAATCTTTTGATGGTTCAAAAATCAATTCTGATAACGGGTGTTAACCAAATGACATAGTTGCTTTAAGTTGAAAATCAATTTAATGGTAAAATATGCGTTGAAATAAAGAGTTTTCTAAACTATAATGTAATGGAGTGTATCAGGAAGGAGGACCTGAAATGGCGAAAGTATGTGAGATTTGTGGAAAGTCCCCATCAACCGGAAATACTGTAAGTCATTCTAACAAGAAAAATAAGCGCTGGTGGAAACCCAATGTACAAAAAGTTAGGGTTCTTGTCAATGGAGAAGTAAAAAGAATGAGAGTATGCACCAGCTGTTTGAAGGCTGGCAAAGTACAGAGAGCAGTTTAATGGCGCGCATAGCGCGCTTTTTTTATCAATATGCTGAGCAGAGAAACTTTTCTGGAAATAGACCTTTCAGCCTATCAACATAACATTCGCTTCTTCACAAAAAAGCTTTTCCCGACAAAGGTAATGGCCGTTGTTAAATCCAACGCATACGGTCATGGAGCTGTTGAAATCTCGCAGGCGGCAATTGAAGCGGGAGTTGATATGCTTGCTGTTGCTTTTCTGGAAGAAGCTATAGAATTGAGGTCTGAGGGAATTAACGTTCCTATATTGATCTTTAATTATTTTAATCCCCGATATGCCTCTGAAGCCTTGAAAAATAATCTGACAATAACGATTTATAGCAAACAGCAACTCAATGAAATCATAAGGTACGTGCCTCATGGATTAAAGGTTCATTTGAATCTGGATACAGGCATGAGAAGGCTGGGGCCCAGTGTTGAAGAAGCGTATGAATTAGCAGAAAATATCTTAAAAGCTGGTTATGAATTGGAAGGTGTTTATACGCACTTTGCTGTTGCCGATGAAACAGAAGAGCGATTTACAATCGCTCAAATCACAAAATATAGGCATTTCATTGAAAAGTTGAAAAAAGCAGGTGTTAATATAAAAATGCTGCATGTTGCAAACAGCGCTGGTTCTTTGCGGTTTAATTACCCTGTATTCAATTATGCCAGAATCGGAGTTGCCAGTTATGGACTGCAGCCATCGGAAGAATTTCTGATTGATGATCTGATTCCAGTTTTATCCTGGAAATCTGCTATTTCCTATGTGAAAAAAATAAAAAAAGGTGATAGTATCAGTTACGGCAGAACTTTCATTGCACCGCGTGATATGATAGTAGCCACAGTGCCTGTTGGTTATGGAGACGGATACAGCAGGGGTCTTTCAAATAAAGGGGAAGTGTTAATATCCGGAAAGCGTTGCAAAATTGTCGGGAGAGTTTGCATGGATCAGTTTGTTGTAGATGTCAGTAACCTGAAGCAGAAGCCAAAAATGGGTGACGAGGTTGTGTTGATAGGGAAACAGGGAGAAGACCATATAACAACTGAGGAAATTGCAAGATTACTCGATACAATAAATTACGAAATAACCTGTGCGATAACTTCCAGGGTACCAAGGATCTATCTTAGAAGGGAGAATTCACCATGAAACTCAGAGATATACTGGGCGAAGATGCAAAAAATTTACTAAACCACGCTTCTGGTGAGAAAGAAAAGAGCTTTGTTTCTGAAATGAAGCCGGGAATGATTGTTACCACTGATCTTAAAGTGATTTCAAAGAGGCTTCAAGAAGCTAAAGATGGAAAAAAATTTCTTTTGCTGACACTAAGCGACAGAACAGGTGCAATAAGAGCGATAGATTGGCACAATGCTGAAGAAAACGATACAATAATCCCTGTTGGGGCTGTTGTCAGAGCGCGTGGAAAAGTTGTTATCTACGATGAAAGGCTGCAATTGAATCTCGATTCCCAAAAAGGATTGTCGCTTTTAGAAGAAGGAGAATATGATGTGCAAAGGTTCTTAGCCATCACAAAACGCAACGTAAACGAAATGTTTAATAAGTTGCTCTCATACATAGAAAACCTGAAAAATGATTACTTAAAGAAATTACTTAAGATCTTTTTCGAAGAAGACAAAACTTTCATAAGGGCATTCATCAGCGCTCCTGCCGCTGTAAAGGTCCATCATGCTTATAAAGGCGGATTGTTGGAGCATACACTTTCAGTAGTTGAGCTCTGTGAGTTTTTGTCAACAAAGTATCCCGAATCAATTGACAGAGATTTGCTAACTTCCGGAGCTCTTTTGCATGATATTGGAAAAATAAAGGAGTACGGGATTGGAAGTTCCGGGATTGAAAAGACAGATGAAGGTGAGCTGATCGGTCATATTTCAATCGGTTTGGAAATGGTGAGCACAAAAATAGAAAAAATACCGGATTTTCCGAATAATTTGAAAACTGAATTAAAGCATCTTATACTCTCACATCACGGTGAGATGGATTGGGGATCACCAGTAGTACCCAAAACCACAGAAGCCATAGTATTGCACATGGCAGATAATCTTGACTCTAAAATAGCCCAATTCAGAGAAATAGAAAACCGTGAGTTTAATGGTTCTGGAAATAGCTGGAGTAACTACGACCGTTTCCTGAATAGAAGAATTTACATGAAAAATCGCGATATGATATAAGAGGTGGTATTTTGTCTAAGACGCTTGTAATTGTAGAGTCCCCAGCAAAAGCCAAAACTATTGCAAGGTATCTCGGCAATGGTTACGAAGTGGCTTCATCAAAAGGACACGTGCGAGATCTTCCAGCATCTGATTTTGGTGTGGATCTTGAAACCTTCGAACCCAGCTATGAAATTCTGAAAAATAAGACCAAAGTAGTCAATGAGCTGAAAAGGTTAGCAAAGGGAAAAAGAGTCCTCCTGGCTTCTGACATGGATCGCGAAGGCGAGGCAATCGCATGGCATCTTTCTAAAATATTGAACCTTCCAGAAGACGAAAAAAATCGGGTAATTTTTAGTGAAATAACTGAAAAAGTCATAAAAGATGCTGTGAAATCTCCCCGAAAAATCGACTCCAATAAAGTAAATGCACAGGTCGCAAGGCGTATCCTGGATAGAATCGTGGGCTATAAATTAAGCCCTTTGCTCTGGAAATCTCTGAAACGAGGCTTGAGCGCTGGCAGAGTCCAATCTGTCGCGTTAAGGTTTATTGTTGAATTAGAAAGCAAAAGAGCTGCATTCAAGCCGCATTCCTTTTACAAAATCTTTCTGGAATATAAGGGGAAAAAGATACCTCTAATTGAGCTCAATGGGAAGAAATTTAACAACAGATCCATAACCAGTCCGGAAAGAAGAACTCAGATAATCCAGGAGCTTTCAAATATAACGCTTTATGTTAAAGACCAGAAGAAACGCAAAAGCATTCGAAAACCACCTGCTCCTTTCATAACTTCAACATTACAGCAAGCCTCAATAAACGAACTTGGCTGGAGTGCTTCAAAGACAATGAAAATTGCCCAGCAACTTTATGAAGGAGTTGAAACACCTGAAGGCACAATAGCATTCATAACTTATATGCGGACCGATTCTACAAGGATATCGACGCTGGCACAGGAAAAAGCAAGATCGGTAATAAGGGAACACTTCGGAAAAGAATTCGTTGGCTCAGGAGCCAGATCAAAAAAGGCCAAAAATGTGCAGGATGCTCATGAAGCTATAAGGCCAACATATCCAGAAAAAAGCCCTGAGCGCGTTAAGCAGCAAGGACTTCTCAACGGTGACCATTTGAAGCTTTACAATCTTATCTGGAATAGATTTATTGCTTCCCAGATGGCAGCTGCGGAATATGAAGTTATAGAAACCATAATCGCCGATGAAAAAAGCAAATATATATTTAAGTATACAAAAGAAGCACAGCTCTTCGCAGGCTTTGAAAAATTATATCCGAAAAGAGGCGAAAAGGAGAGCCTGAATATTAATCTGCCGGTTGGATCGGAGTTCAAAGCTGATAAAGTAATATGGGAAGAAGACAAGACCACACCGCCTGCAAGGTTCACAGAAGCCTCGCTGGTTAAAGAACTCGAAAAAAAAGGGATCGGCCGTCCTTCAACATACGCAACGATCATTTCCACATTGCTTGATCGGAAATACGTTGTAAAGCAAAAACGCGAACTCGTTCCAACAATTCTCGGAAATATTGTGGCCGATTTTCTCAGTAAAGGATTTCCGGAAATAATCGATGAAAGATTCACTGCAACTATGGAATCAGAACTCGATGAAATAGAAAAGTCCAAGAAAGAGTGGAAAGAAATAATCAGAGAATTCTATGACAGTTTCGCAGAGGATCTTTCGAAAATTACCAGGGCTATTAGATCAGGTGAATTAAAATTACTATATCCTACTGACAAACGCTGCCTGTGTGGTGGCGAAATGAATATTGTCTTTGGCCGTTATGGTGGTTACTTGAAATGTTCAGCCTGTGGTAAAAATGAAAAGCTGAACATGGAACTGACCGCTCCCTTGCTTGATGGAAGGGTTTTGTTATCTAATCATATAGATAATGCTGAAAATAAAGAGACTCTTCTAGAGGAAAAATGCCCTGAATGCGGTTCACCTTTAGTTACAAGAAACGGAAAATACGGGAAGTTCATAGCTTGCTCTTCATATCCAAAGTGCAAATATACCAGAAATGTCACAATAGATGCACCGTGTCCGAATTGCGGCGGTGAGGTCGCGAAACTCCGAAGCAAAAAAGGAAAAACATATTTTAAATGCACTTCCTGTGGCGAATTATTCTGGAATGAACCGGCAGGAAAAAGTTGTCCTGAGTGCGGAAAAAGTCTTGTGTACCTCACAAAAAAAGGCGGGAAAAAGATACTTTATTGTGAGAGCTGTAAAAAGGAAATAAAAGAGTGAAAACATGAGAGAAAAGGTTCTCGTTATCTATGGTGGATTTTCACTTGAGAGAAAAATTTCCCTGATAAGCGGCCAAAGAGTTTCCAGAGCACTTAAAAAGCTTGGATATCAGGTGACTGCCTTTGACCTTCAAAGGGAGAATTTGACTTCTCTTTTGAATCTAAAGGGGCATGATCTTGCTTTCATAGCCCTGCACGGAAAATTCGGAGAAGATGGCAAAGTGCAGTCTCTCCTTGATTTGCTAGGGATAAAATACACGGGTTCGAATGCCCTAACAAGTGCTATTTGCTTTAATAAAAACATCACATATCGCTTGACTAATGGCATAACATCTCAACCAAAGCATATAAAGCTCTCATCTTGCAATGATGCTGAAATATCTAACTGGAAGCATTTTCCGGCGATTGTGAAACC carries:
- the alr gene encoding alanine racemase encodes the protein MLSRETFLEIDLSAYQHNIRFFTKKLFPTKVMAVVKSNAYGHGAVEISQAAIEAGVDMLAVAFLEEAIELRSEGINVPILIFNYFNPRYASEALKNNLTITIYSKQQLNEIIRYVPHGLKVHLNLDTGMRRLGPSVEEAYELAENILKAGYELEGVYTHFAVADETEERFTIAQITKYRHFIEKLKKAGVNIKMLHVANSAGSLRFNYPVFNYARIGVASYGLQPSEEFLIDDLIPVLSWKSAISYVKKIKKGDSISYGRTFIAPRDMIVATVPVGYGDGYSRGLSNKGEVLISGKRCKIVGRVCMDQFVVDVSNLKQKPKMGDEVVLIGKQGEDHITTEEIARLLDTINYEITCAITSRVPRIYLRRENSP
- a CDS encoding 3'-5' exoribonuclease YhaM family protein; this encodes MKLRDILGEDAKNLLNHASGEKEKSFVSEMKPGMIVTTDLKVISKRLQEAKDGKKFLLLTLSDRTGAIRAIDWHNAEENDTIIPVGAVVRARGKVVIYDERLQLNLDSQKGLSLLEEGEYDVQRFLAITKRNVNEMFNKLLSYIENLKNDYLKKLLKIFFEEDKTFIRAFISAPAAVKVHHAYKGGLLEHTLSVVELCEFLSTKYPESIDRDLLTSGALLHDIGKIKEYGIGSSGIEKTDEGELIGHISIGLEMVSTKIEKIPDFPNNLKTELKHLILSHHGEMDWGSPVVPKTTEAIVLHMADNLDSKIAQFREIENREFNGSGNSWSNYDRFLNRRIYMKNRDMI
- a CDS encoding HAD family hydrolase translates to MVFCYLFDLDGTLTENSDEEFIQTYFGLISKYVGDSMQTEKIKRAIFSSLKALVGKDDRRNNFDFFMDNFAKEIGSRNPDHWANFFMNFYNTTYNELRSFVKPRKRIIEVVEKLKKQGHKIVLATNPIFPAVAIEKRIRWIGLNPEVFDYITSMENSFSVKPSIEYYRYILEMIGFPPERSIMVGNDAVLDGICAKAGIQFVDISSIEKIICDKSN
- the rpmB gene encoding 50S ribosomal protein L28 codes for the protein MAKVCEICGKSPSTGNTVSHSNKKNKRWWKPNVQKVRVLVNGEVKRMRVCTSCLKAGKVQRAV
- the topA gene encoding type I DNA topoisomerase, whose product is MSKTLVIVESPAKAKTIARYLGNGYEVASSKGHVRDLPASDFGVDLETFEPSYEILKNKTKVVNELKRLAKGKRVLLASDMDREGEAIAWHLSKILNLPEDEKNRVIFSEITEKVIKDAVKSPRKIDSNKVNAQVARRILDRIVGYKLSPLLWKSLKRGLSAGRVQSVALRFIVELESKRAAFKPHSFYKIFLEYKGKKIPLIELNGKKFNNRSITSPERRTQIIQELSNITLYVKDQKKRKSIRKPPAPFITSTLQQASINELGWSASKTMKIAQQLYEGVETPEGTIAFITYMRTDSTRISTLAQEKARSVIREHFGKEFVGSGARSKKAKNVQDAHEAIRPTYPEKSPERVKQQGLLNGDHLKLYNLIWNRFIASQMAAAEYEVIETIIADEKSKYIFKYTKEAQLFAGFEKLYPKRGEKESLNINLPVGSEFKADKVIWEEDKTTPPARFTEASLVKELEKKGIGRPSTYATIISTLLDRKYVVKQKRELVPTILGNIVADFLSKGFPEIIDERFTATMESELDEIEKSKKEWKEIIREFYDSFAEDLSKITRAIRSGELKLLYPTDKRCLCGGEMNIVFGRYGGYLKCSACGKNEKLNMELTAPLLDGRVLLSNHIDNAENKETLLEEKCPECGSPLVTRNGKYGKFIACSSYPKCKYTRNVTIDAPCPNCGGEVAKLRSKKGKTYFKCTSCGELFWNEPAGKSCPECGKSLVYLTKKGGKKILYCESCKKEIKE